The following are encoded in a window of Bacillota bacterium genomic DNA:
- a CDS encoding carbohydrate ABC transporter permease, with product MGVSSFKQQADIIRTPPTWVFRPTLLHYREVFGQYQFVHFMWNSLVIAAGSTFFSLLLGLPAAYSIARFRQSKLALVILVARIVPGITFLIPWFILFSRLRLVDTYTSLILSHMLVGLPFIIWVMVPFFESLPKELEEAAMVDGSTRSGAFLRVLLPLTGPGILTSSILSFVFSWNNFMFAVVLTGARTRTLPIAVFNFLSYSEINWGGLMAAAVVITVPILVIALVAQRYIIAGLTAGAVKG from the coding sequence ATGGGGGTTTCGTCGTTCAAGCAGCAGGCAGACATCATCCGCACGCCTCCAACGTGGGTATTCAGACCCACCCTCCTGCATTATCGGGAGGTTTTCGGGCAGTATCAGTTCGTGCACTTCATGTGGAACAGCCTCGTCATCGCAGCGGGCTCGACCTTCTTCTCGCTCCTTCTCGGCTTGCCTGCGGCGTACTCGATCGCCCGCTTCCGCCAGAGCAAGCTTGCGCTCGTGATCCTCGTCGCACGAATCGTTCCCGGGATCACTTTCCTCATACCATGGTTCATACTCTTCTCAAGGTTGCGCCTGGTGGATACATACACGTCTCTCATTCTCAGCCACATGCTGGTCGGACTGCCGTTCATCATCTGGGTGATGGTGCCGTTCTTTGAGTCTCTGCCCAAGGAGCTCGAGGAGGCTGCGATGGTGGACGGGTCCACACGTTCAGGAGCCTTCCTTCGTGTCCTGCTTCCCTTGACGGGCCCGGGAATACTCACGAGTTCAATTCTCTCGTTCGTGTTCTCCTGGAACAACTTCATGTTCGCAGTGGTTCTGACAGGGGCGCGGACTCGCACGCTGCCGATAGCGGTCTTCAACTTCCTGTCTTACTCGGAGATCAACTGGGGCGGGCTCATGGCGGCAGCTGTCGTGATCACCGTGCCCATCCTCGTGATCGCGCTTGTCGCGCAGAGGTATATAATCGCGGGCTTGACCGCCGGAGCCGTGAAGGGGTGA
- a CDS encoding sugar ABC transporter permease — MPRGLAGDAGDAVGRRQPARAFSGRTPFEPHHVCSVLPLGRTWRWVRLRGGWLDRNLRYVFPLPALAFIVVMMVFPLVYTLRLSCTEWSMSSMSPPAWVGVANYASLLGSDQRFSGAVWRTFYFTVLAVVLETVLGVAIALALNRDMRGKNLVKTIFLLPMVATPVAVGMVWLLIYEPTIGIANYLLSVLGLPPLHWLASPRQALPSLVLVDVWQWTPMITLIVLAALTALPRDPFEAALVDGATPWQTVRHVTLPLLQPAIVAAMTLRAIDALKTFDIIYTMTQGGPGFASETLNIYSFVLGFQYFQMGKASALLMIFFAIVLGSAIILSWARRPVEA, encoded by the coding sequence ATGCCTCGCGGGCTGGCTGGCGACGCTGGCGACGCTGTCGGGCGTCGTCAGCCAGCCCGGGCGTTCAGCGGGCGGACCCCATTCGAACCCCACCACGTCTGCAGTGTCCTCCCGCTGGGCCGAACATGGAGGTGGGTCAGGTTGCGCGGCGGCTGGCTCGATAGAAACCTCCGGTACGTATTTCCCTTACCGGCTTTGGCGTTCATCGTCGTGATGATGGTGTTTCCACTCGTTTACACGCTGCGGCTTTCCTGCACCGAGTGGAGCATGTCGTCCATGTCTCCGCCGGCCTGGGTGGGCGTCGCGAACTATGCATCGCTTCTCGGCAGTGATCAGCGATTCTCAGGCGCGGTGTGGCGGACGTTCTACTTCACCGTGCTCGCGGTGGTGCTGGAGACGGTGCTGGGGGTGGCTATCGCCCTCGCGCTCAACCGCGACATGCGGGGCAAGAACCTTGTCAAGACGATCTTCCTCCTTCCCATGGTTGCAACGCCTGTGGCGGTCGGTATGGTGTGGCTGCTCATATACGAGCCTACCATAGGCATAGCCAACTACCTCCTGAGCGTTCTCGGTCTGCCGCCGCTGCACTGGCTGGCCTCTCCCCGGCAGGCTTTGCCGTCGCTCGTGCTGGTAGACGTGTGGCAGTGGACCCCGATGATCACGCTCATAGTTCTCGCGGCGTTGACGGCCCTGCCTCGCGACCCGTTCGAGGCTGCGTTGGTCGATGGCGCGACGCCGTGGCAGACCGTGCGACATGTGACGCTTCCCCTGCTGCAGCCGGCCATTGTGGCGGCGATGACTCTCAGGGCCATCGATGCCTTGAAGACGTTCGACATCATCTACACGATGACGCAAGGCGGTCCGGGCTTCGCCTCGGAGACGCTGAACATTTACTCGTTTGTGCTCGGTTTCCAGTACTTCCAGATGGGCAAGGCCTCTGCGCTGCTGATGATATTCTTTGCCATAGTGCTCGGGTCGGCCATCATACTGAGCTGGGCCCGAAGACCGGTCGAGGCCTAA
- a CDS encoding sugar ABC transporter substrate-binding protein: MKRRVRLACWLIAVALLGVTGIAAGSAAQPQPYKGTALRVVLANHPWADAIRPLIPEFEAATGIKVNVESYFEDQLTQKLSVEFASGTSTIDVFMQRPLQEAKQFCQNGWYTDLKQFIDNPDLTPANWQFQDFFPAALQAETVKGFLTGVPIVTEQEIIYYRKDLFAKDGIKVPTTLEELEAAAKHFHNPSKGMFGIVSRGQRSPAVTQFSSYLYSFGGTFDKDGKAMLDTPEAIKAFTFYGDILRKYGPPGVLNMSWPQALAIFAQGKAAMYTDASVFYSNLLDPAQSQVGDKVGFAVFPAGPAGARPYSIVSWGLSMSATSRHKEAAWKFIEWATSKETTLKTQSRQVPSARTSVWESEEGIRNFPAQLVQVIVQSSKIGVPYDRPNVIAVGQARDIVGSVIVTAIEGGDVAAAAKKANADYQALLDKEK; the protein is encoded by the coding sequence ATGAAGCGGCGTGTGAGGCTTGCCTGTTGGCTCATTGCCGTGGCACTCCTGGGGGTGACCGGCATCGCCGCCGGGAGCGCTGCGCAACCGCAACCTTACAAGGGAACGGCCCTCCGGGTGGTCCTTGCAAACCATCCCTGGGCCGACGCGATCCGGCCGCTTATCCCCGAGTTCGAAGCGGCCACGGGCATCAAGGTGAACGTGGAATCCTACTTCGAAGACCAGCTCACGCAGAAACTGAGCGTGGAGTTCGCGTCCGGGACATCGACCATCGACGTGTTCATGCAAAGGCCCTTGCAAGAAGCCAAGCAGTTCTGCCAGAACGGATGGTACACAGACCTGAAGCAGTTCATCGACAACCCTGACCTTACTCCCGCGAACTGGCAGTTCCAGGATTTCTTCCCAGCAGCGCTCCAGGCGGAGACGGTGAAGGGCTTCCTCACAGGGGTGCCCATCGTGACGGAGCAAGAGATCATCTACTACAGAAAGGACTTGTTCGCGAAGGACGGCATCAAGGTTCCCACGACACTGGAGGAGCTCGAGGCTGCTGCCAAACATTTCCATAATCCTAGCAAAGGGATGTTCGGCATAGTGTCTCGGGGACAAAGGTCTCCGGCCGTGACGCAGTTCTCGAGCTACCTGTATAGCTTCGGAGGCACGTTCGACAAGGACGGAAAGGCGATGTTGGATACGCCTGAGGCCATAAAGGCGTTCACGTTCTACGGCGATATCCTCCGTAAGTACGGCCCTCCTGGAGTGCTCAACATGAGCTGGCCTCAAGCTCTTGCCATCTTCGCGCAGGGCAAGGCAGCCATGTACACCGATGCCTCGGTCTTCTACTCCAACCTCCTCGATCCCGCGCAGTCGCAGGTGGGCGACAAGGTGGGCTTCGCGGTCTTCCCGGCGGGACCGGCAGGGGCGAGGCCGTACTCCATCGTCTCCTGGGGGCTTTCCATGAGCGCCACGTCGCGCCACAAGGAGGCGGCGTGGAAGTTCATTGAGTGGGCCACGAGCAAGGAAACGACCCTGAAGACACAGAGCAGGCAGGTACCGAGCGCACGGACGTCGGTGTGGGAGAGCGAAGAGGGGATAAGGAACTTCCCAGCGCAGCTCGTGCAGGTCATAGTCCAATCCAGCAAGATCGGGGTGCCGTATGACCGCCCGAACGTGATAGCGGTTGGCCAGGCCAGAGACATCGTTGGCTCTGTCATCGTGACCGCCATCGAGGGCGGCGATGTGGCCGCGGCGGCCAAGAAGGCGAACGCAGACTATCAGGCTCTTCTGGACAAGGAGAAATGA
- a CDS encoding DUF2088 domain-containing protein, giving the protein MERDECVVRRLYAEGALAGLRPEGFSGVDVPLPRGLWVRQPLERGKITDIRSVLSEKMARSGVEARIRKGGRVAIAVGSRGLAGLPEIVASVAEAVRARGARPFIVPAMGSHGGATAEGQRQVLADYGISERTLGIEVRASMDVVEVGRLTSGVPVYFGREAYEADGVIVINRVKPHTCFRGPIESGLAKILTIGLGKHVGATSLHAAGFSRFPELIPEAARLILARTRVLFGVATVENATGEVALIEVVPAEDILRREPELLQIARRKMGRFLFDSCDVLVVDEIGKDISGDGMDPNVTGRYSEPTMAGVGGFQAQRIVVLGLTAEAHGNASGIGVADITTQDVLDRIDFVQMYTNAVTSRVLASARLPIVVPTARDAVALALLTVTGVRPEQARVVRIRNTLELERIWVSESMWEELSGRPGFEALTSVAPMDIQTGSRKRKG; this is encoded by the coding sequence ATGGAAAGGGACGAGTGTGTCGTGCGGAGGCTTTACGCGGAAGGGGCGCTCGCCGGGCTTCGACCCGAAGGCTTTTCGGGCGTTGACGTCCCGTTGCCCAGGGGGCTGTGGGTGCGTCAGCCCTTGGAGCGTGGCAAGATCACCGACATTCGCTCAGTCCTGAGCGAAAAGATGGCGCGGTCGGGGGTCGAGGCCAGGATACGTAAAGGCGGGCGCGTTGCCATCGCGGTGGGCAGCCGGGGCCTTGCGGGGCTCCCGGAGATAGTGGCGAGCGTGGCTGAGGCGGTGCGCGCGCGCGGCGCCCGTCCTTTCATCGTCCCCGCGATGGGCAGTCACGGTGGTGCCACGGCCGAGGGGCAGAGGCAAGTCCTTGCCGACTACGGCATCAGCGAGCGCACGCTAGGCATAGAGGTGAGGGCCTCGATGGATGTGGTCGAGGTGGGGCGCTTAACCTCGGGTGTGCCGGTGTACTTCGGCCGCGAGGCGTACGAGGCCGACGGGGTGATCGTCATCAACCGCGTCAAGCCTCACACGTGTTTTCGTGGTCCGATCGAGAGCGGACTTGCGAAGATCCTCACCATCGGCCTTGGTAAACACGTGGGCGCCACGAGCCTCCATGCCGCGGGGTTTTCCAGGTTTCCTGAGCTCATTCCGGAGGCCGCCCGGCTCATCTTGGCACGAACGCGCGTCCTCTTCGGCGTAGCTACCGTTGAGAACGCCACCGGCGAGGTTGCGCTCATCGAGGTCGTGCCTGCCGAGGACATCCTTCGGCGGGAGCCCGAGCTTCTGCAGATCGCTCGACGGAAGATGGGGCGGTTTCTGTTCGACTCCTGTGATGTGCTGGTCGTCGACGAGATCGGCAAGGACATCAGTGGCGACGGGATGGACCCCAACGTGACCGGCCGGTATTCCGAGCCAACAATGGCAGGCGTTGGCGGCTTCCAGGCCCAACGCATAGTGGTTCTCGGCCTCACCGCGGAGGCCCATGGGAACGCCAGCGGGATCGGCGTCGCAGACATCACGACGCAGGACGTGCTCGACCGGATAGACTTCGTGCAGATGTACACGAACGCGGTGACTTCCCGGGTGCTCGCGTCGGCCCGGCTTCCCATCGTGGTACCCACGGCGCGCGACGCGGTGGCGTTGGCCCTTCTAACCGTAACAGGCGTGAGACCCGAGCAGGCACGAGTGGTGCGAATTCGCAACACGCTTGAGTTGGAACGGATCTGGGTGTCGGAGAGCATGTGGGAGGAGCTATCCGGTCGCCCAGGGTTCGAGGCTCTTACGTCCGTGGCACCTATGGACATACAAACCGGATCACGGAAGCGAAAGGGGTGA
- a CDS encoding gluconokinase — MGPQGRGAGVSHVSNARELSGQAVNPTEAAPPFVLAIDLGTSTVRSMLVDSRARVLPATLSRAPARVRVSASGASEADIVELAESVWSCVDGTLERARALSGHGPRGAAAAICGVAVTTFVSSVCGLDRGGRPLTPLFTWADTRGEEDVARLRVSLPWAEVYERTGCPLHTSYLTVRLSWFKRTSPEVFTRIARWVSIGEYLECKLFGRARCSYSVASWTGLLDRARLAWDGSLLDALGVTPDQLSPLVDVDEPLAGLRPPFDKRWPELASVPWFPAVGDGAAHNLGSGADDSRHVALALGTSGALRVVEAGDPRITPGLWVYKVDRRRSLVGGALSEGGNILAWFMRVLRLSFEPERGEAEATADSGWEEAVANVAPDSHSLTVLPFIAGERSPGWHSGARATISGLSLATTPEEIVRAGLEAVAYRFAEIYARLPAAGENNRTIIASGGASRIAVWLQILADVLGRPVVQSSEPEPSARGAALLALRAMGMLGDGPDPPAALGRIFTPDDARHARYLEGLARHRALYARLLAEDDPQ, encoded by the coding sequence ATGGGCCCGCAAGGCCGTGGAGCTGGTGTATCGCACGTGTCAAATGCGCGAGAACTCTCGGGGCAGGCCGTCAACCCGACTGAAGCTGCGCCGCCGTTCGTCCTGGCGATCGACCTGGGCACGTCGACGGTGCGGAGCATGCTGGTGGACAGCAGAGCCCGCGTGCTGCCGGCGACCCTCTCCCGGGCGCCTGCAAGGGTTAGGGTGTCGGCAAGCGGCGCCAGCGAGGCAGACATCGTGGAGCTCGCAGAAAGCGTGTGGAGTTGCGTCGACGGCACACTTGAACGGGCCCGCGCTCTATCGGGCCACGGGCCGCGGGGCGCGGCGGCGGCCATATGTGGTGTGGCCGTGACGACGTTTGTGTCCAGCGTGTGTGGGCTCGACCGCGGTGGGCGACCTCTCACACCTCTTTTCACCTGGGCGGACACTCGTGGCGAAGAGGATGTAGCGAGGCTGCGCGTCTCCCTTCCGTGGGCCGAGGTATATGAGCGGACGGGATGTCCTCTTCACACTAGCTATCTCACGGTGCGGCTTTCGTGGTTCAAACGTACGAGCCCTGAAGTGTTCACACGCATCGCACGGTGGGTGAGCATCGGGGAGTACCTCGAGTGTAAGCTTTTCGGGCGGGCGCGGTGCAGTTACTCAGTGGCATCGTGGACCGGGCTTCTCGATCGCGCGCGCCTCGCATGGGACGGTTCGCTGCTCGATGCGCTCGGGGTCACGCCAGACCAGCTCTCGCCCCTTGTCGATGTAGACGAACCTCTTGCTGGCCTTCGGCCGCCCTTCGACAAGCGCTGGCCCGAGCTCGCTTCGGTTCCGTGGTTTCCTGCCGTAGGTGACGGCGCCGCCCACAATCTTGGAAGCGGCGCGGACGACTCGCGGCATGTGGCTCTTGCGCTCGGCACGAGTGGCGCACTCCGGGTGGTGGAAGCCGGTGACCCCCGCATCACGCCGGGGCTTTGGGTTTACAAAGTGGACCGTCGCCGCAGCCTGGTGGGTGGGGCGTTGAGCGAGGGCGGGAACATCCTGGCGTGGTTCATGAGGGTTCTTCGTCTCTCCTTCGAGCCAGAGAGGGGAGAGGCGGAGGCCACGGCGGATTCCGGGTGGGAAGAGGCTGTGGCCAACGTGGCGCCGGATTCCCACTCTCTCACGGTCCTGCCGTTCATCGCCGGTGAACGGAGCCCGGGATGGCATTCCGGCGCACGTGCCACCATCTCGGGCCTGAGCCTGGCGACCACTCCTGAAGAGATAGTGCGCGCAGGGCTAGAGGCGGTAGCCTATCGATTCGCGGAGATATACGCGAGGCTCCCGGCGGCTGGCGAGAACAACCGAACGATCATCGCTTCCGGCGGAGCCTCCCGGATCGCCGTGTGGCTCCAGATATTGGCCGATGTCCTGGGGCGGCCTGTGGTGCAGTCGAGCGAACCCGAACCGTCCGCGAGGGGCGCTGCGCTGCTTGCGTTGCGCGCCATGGGGATGCTGGGAGACGGCCCTGACCCTCCGGCCGCACTCGGAAGGATCTTCACCCCAGACGATGCCCGGCATGCCCGCTATTTGGAGGGGCTGGCAAGGCATAGGGCCCTTTACGCGAGGTTGTTGGCGGAGGACGACCCACAGTAG
- a CDS encoding GntR family transcriptional regulator, whose product MDERIVSTSLVEQIRGILREDIVSLRLPPGTRLAVDSLAERFGVSRTPVRDALNALVEEGLVMLAPRVGYYVVELSVQDVEEIADIREMIELYALRRAMKEMRPSDVTALLEETKALRSLGGDEQRRAFERLDRKFHVEIIRAAGNKRLRDLSARILALIDLMRNLNVRVEEALDEHIAILEAMQKGDATLAQRLLQGHLEGVRRAIVAEMTRMKSPASKEPAANIG is encoded by the coding sequence ATGGACGAACGCATAGTGAGCACAAGCCTTGTTGAGCAAATACGAGGCATCCTGCGCGAAGACATCGTCTCTCTGCGGCTCCCCCCGGGCACCCGCCTCGCCGTAGACTCCCTTGCGGAACGCTTCGGCGTGAGCCGCACACCGGTGAGGGACGCCCTGAACGCGCTTGTCGAAGAGGGTCTCGTGATGCTCGCACCGCGCGTCGGGTACTACGTGGTTGAGTTGTCGGTTCAGGATGTGGAGGAAATCGCGGACATCCGCGAGATGATCGAGCTGTACGCCCTCCGCCGCGCCATGAAAGAAATGCGACCGTCGGACGTTACCGCCTTGCTGGAGGAGACGAAGGCTCTCCGCTCGCTCGGCGGCGACGAGCAGCGGAGGGCTTTCGAGCGGCTGGACCGCAAGTTTCACGTGGAGATCATCCGCGCTGCGGGGAACAAGCGCCTTCGCGACCTCTCGGCGCGAATTCTGGCCCTCATAGACCTCATGCGCAACCTCAACGTGCGTGTTGAGGAGGCACTCGACGAACACATCGCCATCCTCGAGGCCATGCAGAAAGGCGACGCGACCTTGGCACAACGCCTTCTCCAAGGTCACCTCGAGGGGGTTCGGCGGGCCATCGTCGCGGAGATGACCCGAATGAAGAGTCCGGCCTCCAAGGAGCCTGCCGCGAATATCGGGTAG
- a CDS encoding GNAT family N-acetyltransferase, whose product MAHVRIHEILPEEVHDLNVMCVPPGVGSDEVSRLLEESVSAQRRAAAMGARVFGAFLGGEPVGRVEVMPIEAAPLPLEGDGLWVLRCLWVLENARGLGIARALMELALKASGHARGLAVLTYPDWMPVGFFEKFGFTVAQRSDPGFLLLRAGGADARVALVQVARDLAPSAGEVKVEAVFNARCPWIIHYYRTRLALARSISDKVTTAEHVIHTRDEALEFGEENLYIDGAPVFSGPVGLDDFESVVRERLARKGLL is encoded by the coding sequence ATGGCTCACGTCAGAATCCATGAGATCCTCCCTGAAGAGGTCCACGATTTGAACGTGATGTGCGTGCCGCCCGGGGTCGGCTCTGACGAAGTCTCGAGGCTCCTTGAGGAGAGCGTTTCGGCTCAGAGGCGCGCGGCGGCGATGGGCGCCAGGGTGTTTGGGGCTTTCCTCGGCGGAGAGCCGGTCGGTCGCGTTGAGGTGATGCCCATCGAGGCTGCGCCCCTGCCGCTGGAAGGAGATGGCCTCTGGGTTCTCAGGTGCTTGTGGGTTCTCGAGAATGCGAGGGGCCTGGGAATCGCAAGGGCTCTCATGGAGCTTGCGCTGAAGGCTTCAGGGCATGCACGCGGACTTGCGGTGCTCACGTACCCGGACTGGATGCCTGTTGGGTTCTTCGAGAAGTTCGGCTTTACCGTGGCGCAGCGGAGCGACCCGGGGTTCTTGCTGTTGCGCGCGGGCGGTGCGGACGCCCGGGTCGCGTTGGTGCAGGTGGCGAGGGACCTCGCGCCCTCCGCGGGCGAGGTGAAGGTGGAGGCCGTGTTCAATGCGAGGTGTCCATGGATCATCCACTACTACCGGACACGCCTTGCTTTGGCGAGGTCCATCTCGGATAAAGTCACCACTGCGGAGCACGTCATCCACACGCGCGACGAAGCGCTCGAGTTCGGCGAGGAGAACCTGTATATCGATGGCGCGCCTGTGTTCTCAGGGCCTGTAGGATTGGACGACTTCGAAAGCGTCGTCAGGGAGCGCCTAGCGAGAAAAGGCTTGCTTTAG